In Scylla paramamosain isolate STU-SP2022 chromosome 29, ASM3559412v1, whole genome shotgun sequence, a genomic segment contains:
- the LOC135115432 gene encoding integral membrane protein 2B-like isoform X1 — translation MTIVTKPKTDTKPLVRHDLEGGKCVVVDPSAAAAMDEEAWLSSAARCRVSTATSVCVSITILLIISIGIFGGVYLYRQFKAHEPHFSMQRSHFRGWCGIPYDREELLHPKLPLGGSPAMFGGRINIFKDSTSQEQEKVDDNVEWFSKRMFKEEFELDLEGNDHEEIHVPDFGLRRHSRFIHDFKVNKTGIIDFTSRRCYVMPLDRSHVLPPRSVRDLIDKMWMGYYTVDTQVVRETMHVVGPRVKDYQPLGVYITKSCASYPTYNLERLYIHDVKKRSVDLIGEEREEPVQFAEFAGKNIIHYIILGAEEASQQ, via the exons ATGACCATTGTAACCAAACCCAAGACAGATACGAAGCCTCTCGTCCGCCATGACTTGGAG GGCGggaagtgtgtggtggtggacccatcagcagcagcagccatggATGAGGAGGCCTGGCTGTCATCTGCTGCCCGTTGCCGCGTCTCCACCGCCACCAGCGTGTGTGTCAGCATCACCATACTGCTGATTATAAGTATTGGCATCTTTGGGGGAGTCTACCTCTACCGCCAGTTCAAGGCTCATGAG CCTCACTTCTCTATGCAGCGCTCCCATTTCCGCGGCTGGTGTGGCATCCCTTATGACCGCGAAGAGCTGCTGCATCCAAAACTGCCTCTTGGTGGGAGTCCTGCTATGTTCGGAGGAAGGATCAACATTTTtaag GATTCCACTTCACAGGAACAGGAAAAG GTTGATGACAATGTTGAGTGGTTCTCCAAGCGCATGTTCAAGGAGGAATTTGAACTGGACCTTGAGGGGAACGACCACGAGGAAATTCACGTTCCCGACTTTGGCCTGCGTCGCCACAGCCGTTTCATCCACGACTTCAAAGTG AACAAGACTGGCATCATCGACTTCACCTCCCGCCGTTGCTATGTCATGCCTCTCGACCGCAGCCACGTCCTGCCACCTCGCTCCGTGCGTGACCTCATTGATAAAATGTGGATGG GTTACTACACCGTGGACACTCAGGTGGTGCGGGAGACCATGCATGTGGTGGGGCCCCGCGTCAAGGACTACCAGCCCCTTGGAGTGTACATCACCAAGTCCTGTGCCTCCTACCCCACCTACAACTTGGAGCGCCTCTACattcacg ACGTGAAGAAGCGCAGCGTGGACCTgataggggaggagagagaggagcctGTTCAATTTGCTGAGTTTGCTGGCAAGAACATCATCCATTACATCATTCTTGGTGCTGAGGAGGCCAGCCAGCAGTGA
- the LOC135115432 gene encoding integral membrane protein 2B-like isoform X2 gives MTIVTKPKTDTKPLVRHDLEGGKCVVVDPSAAAAMDEEAWLSSAARCRVSTATSVCVSITILLIISIGIFGGVYLYRQFKAHERSHFRGWCGIPYDREELLHPKLPLGGSPAMFGGRINIFKDSTSQEQEKVDDNVEWFSKRMFKEEFELDLEGNDHEEIHVPDFGLRRHSRFIHDFKVNKTGIIDFTSRRCYVMPLDRSHVLPPRSVRDLIDKMWMGYYTVDTQVVRETMHVVGPRVKDYQPLGVYITKSCASYPTYNLERLYIHDVKKRSVDLIGEEREEPVQFAEFAGKNIIHYIILGAEEASQQ, from the exons ATGACCATTGTAACCAAACCCAAGACAGATACGAAGCCTCTCGTCCGCCATGACTTGGAG GGCGggaagtgtgtggtggtggacccatcagcagcagcagccatggATGAGGAGGCCTGGCTGTCATCTGCTGCCCGTTGCCGCGTCTCCACCGCCACCAGCGTGTGTGTCAGCATCACCATACTGCTGATTATAAGTATTGGCATCTTTGGGGGAGTCTACCTCTACCGCCAGTTCAAGGCTCATGAG CGCTCCCATTTCCGCGGCTGGTGTGGCATCCCTTATGACCGCGAAGAGCTGCTGCATCCAAAACTGCCTCTTGGTGGGAGTCCTGCTATGTTCGGAGGAAGGATCAACATTTTtaag GATTCCACTTCACAGGAACAGGAAAAG GTTGATGACAATGTTGAGTGGTTCTCCAAGCGCATGTTCAAGGAGGAATTTGAACTGGACCTTGAGGGGAACGACCACGAGGAAATTCACGTTCCCGACTTTGGCCTGCGTCGCCACAGCCGTTTCATCCACGACTTCAAAGTG AACAAGACTGGCATCATCGACTTCACCTCCCGCCGTTGCTATGTCATGCCTCTCGACCGCAGCCACGTCCTGCCACCTCGCTCCGTGCGTGACCTCATTGATAAAATGTGGATGG GTTACTACACCGTGGACACTCAGGTGGTGCGGGAGACCATGCATGTGGTGGGGCCCCGCGTCAAGGACTACCAGCCCCTTGGAGTGTACATCACCAAGTCCTGTGCCTCCTACCCCACCTACAACTTGGAGCGCCTCTACattcacg ACGTGAAGAAGCGCAGCGTGGACCTgataggggaggagagagaggagcctGTTCAATTTGCTGAGTTTGCTGGCAAGAACATCATCCATTACATCATTCTTGGTGCTGAGGAGGCCAGCCAGCAGTGA